A single genomic interval of Anopheles marshallii chromosome 2, idAnoMarsDA_429_01, whole genome shotgun sequence harbors:
- the LOC128718143 gene encoding phenoloxidase-activating factor 3-like, producing MSLNITGLLVLCCIAIVSSDWIFPDAVQFDLSAALNKNCGQSPYIDRFKPEDGRIFENPWLVLFRHPEEQEWFCQGTLITDRHIMTTAICSEAIVVNETIIILGEYDRKDDPDYVMPVCLPLTPIIPSLIHAPTPYNTLWTGEHRVPKQIRMHYMSQDTCQARMRNLLLLQEGQICARYAKPIDVRITSGSGSPLVIEHHDRTFQFGILSIGLPEATYLEPYVYVNISTHIKWIHDTLVDEFKQ from the exons ATGAGTCTAAACATAACTGGTTTACTTGTATTGTGTTGTATCGCGATTGTGAGCAGTGACT GGATATTTCCGGATGCGGTACAGTTTGACCTAAGTGCAGCACTGAACAAAAACTGTGGCCAATCTCCATATATCGATCGTTTCAAGCCAGAAGATGGACGGATTTTCGAAAACCCCTGGTTGGTATTGTTCCGCCATCCCGAGGAGCAGGAATGGTTTTGTCAAGGAACTCTGATAACCGATCGCCATATCATGACAACAGCCATTTGCTCGGAAGCAATCGTGGTTAATGA AACGATCATTATTCTTGGCGAATATGATCGAAAGGACGACCCGGATT ATGTGATGCCCGTTTGTTTGCCCTTAACACCAATCATCCCTTCGCTGATCCATGCACCTACCCCGTACAACACGTTATGGACAGGTGAACACAGAGTACCAAAGCAGATTCGGATGCACTACATGTCTCAGGACACATGCCAGGCCCGTATGCGAAATCTACTTCTGTTACAAGAGGGACAAATTTGCGCCCGATATGCGAAACCCATCGATGTTAGGATTACCAGCGGTTCTGGGTCACCGCTTGTCATCGAACATCACGATCGCACGTTTCAATTTGGAATTCTTTCAATCGGTCTTCCCGAAGCTACCTACTTAGAGCCTTACGTGTATGTAAACATTTCTACACACATCAAGTGGATCCATGATACTTTGGTTGATGaattcaaacaataa
- the LOC128718144 gene encoding CLIP domain-containing serine protease HP8-like translates to MVRALVSVLLLIVAAFVAGCCALSEQIGSGSSKSEALITGNESCGHRHYESAFPIDTRLYEHPWLVLFGYKQKDVVSYVFQGLLIHPKYVLTTVFVAQFKGLGQLSYARIGDHNTSTVSDCEQQISGEETCAPQVQTIHIDELIVHPDYNSFQQVNDVALVKLRIPANIDGISVAQICLNRESNIQSSFLLVAAWCGRRETGLSLVPKQYFMKAITPYECQRRMPHHTISLANEMFCVIFDERHTQPTEVALEPNLRGGSGAPVYTVYEDNRILLIGLLSYGPRYPAKLHEPYIITPVAPFYNWISEIIGGDLEKHMYKTLI, encoded by the exons ATGGTTCGTGCTCTTGTTAGTGTGTTGCTCTTGATAGTGGCTGCATTCGTAGCAGGATGCTGTGCACTGTCGGAGCAAATAGGAAGTGGTAGTTCAAAATCTGAGGCATTGATAACAGGCAATGAGTCGTGTGGTCACCGTCACTATGAAAGTGCTTTCCCCATTGATACTCGCTTGTATGAGCACCCCTGGTTAGTACTATTCGGCTACAAACAAAAGGATGTTGTGAGTTATGTTTTTCAAGGTCTGTTGATACACCCAAAATACGTGCTAACCACGGTGTTTGTCGCTCAATTTAAAGGTTTAGGTCAACT CTCATATGCACGAATCGGCGATCATAATACATCAACCGTATCTGATTGTGAACAGCAGATCTCAGGGGAAGAAACATGTGCTCCACAAGTGCAAACTATTCATATCGATGAACTTATTGTTCATCCCGACTATAATAGTTTTCAACAAGTAAATGACGTTGCTCTGGTTAAGCTAAGGATTCCAGCTAATATCGATGGGATCTCCGTCGCACAGATATGTCTAAACCGTGaatcaaatattcaaagtTCCTTCCTGTTAGTAGCGGCCTGGTGCGGCCGAAGAGAAACCGGATTATCGTTGGTTCCTAAGCAATACTTTATGAAAGCCATCACTCCATACGAGTGTCAACGTCGGATGCCCCATCATACCATATCGCTAgcgaatgaaatgttttgcgtAATTTTTGATGAGAGACACACGCAACCAACCGAAGTGGCACTAGAACCTAATCTACGTGGTGGAAGCGGCGCTCCTGTTTACACGGTGTATGAAGATAATAGGATTTTATTAATTGGTTTGCTTTCCTATGGACCACGTTACCCAGCAAAATTGCACGAACCGTACATCATAACTCCCGTAGCTCCGTTCTACAATTGGATTTCGGAAATAATTGGGGGAGATCTGGAAAAACACATGTACAAGACGTTGATTTAA
- the LOC128718145 gene encoding serine protease grass-like, with amino-acid sequence MCVSYVLAMGTTFVYILIVAFWGVSGQWIFPDKLHMEFSTVINKHCGEMPYSVRERPAFGRMYENPWLVLLRHPEDTLHFCHGTLVSNKYVLTTAICGMAVVTNANATTQQQATEIILGEHDLSTEVDCITPWNCSLPTTRRTVGRVIVHDNFTSNFYENDIALLHMNASIQFDNSIRPICLPLVSIVDNTDDQQQTIYNTVWSKDSVPRQIWMRNVPTNVCRNQISHVFALSDGQICARIFLDKFLEDMNGSAGSALQVDYHGRIYQYGLLSVGFRDVIERAPYVYIDIAKYSNWIHDTINLQQ; translated from the exons ATGTGTGTTTCATATGTGTTGGCAATGGGCACAACTTTTGTTTACATACTAATAGTGGCCTTCTGGGGTGTTAGTGGACAAT gGATATTCCCAGACAAGTTACACATGGAATTCAGCACTGTGATCAACAAACACTGCGGGGAAATGCCATACAGTGTGCGGGAACGTCCTGCATTCGGTCGAATGTATGAAAATCCTTGGTTAGTGCTTTTACGCCACCCTGAAGACACATTGCATTTTTGCCACGGCACACTGGTCAGTAATAAATATGTGCTAACTACGGCTATTTGTGGTATGGCCGTGGTGACTAACGC GAACGccaccacacaacaacaagcaACGGAGATTATTTTGGGTGAACATGATCTCAGCACTGAGGTAGATTGTATAACTCCATGGAACTGTTCGTTGCCCACTACTAGACGAACAGTAGGAAGAGTGATTGTTCATGACAATTTTACTAGCaacttttatgaaaatgatATTGCTCTACTTCACATGAATGCCTCTATTCAATTCGACAACA GTATTCGTCCTATATGTTTACCGTTGGTATCGATAGTAGACAATACTGATGATCAGCAGCAGACTATATACAATACGGTCTGGTCGAAAGACAGCGTTCCAAGGCAAATTTGGATGCGTAACGTGCCTACAAATGTTTGTCGAAATCAGATAAGTCATGTTTTTGCTCTTAGCGACGGTCAAATATGTGCCCGAATCTTTCTTGATAAATTTTTAGAGGATATGAATGGAAGCGCCGGTTCTGCGTTGCAGGTAGATTATCATGGACGCATATATCAGTATGGTTTGTTATCCGTAGGATTCCGCGATGTTATTGAGAGGGCGCCATATGTTTATATAGACATAGCCAAGTATAGTAACTGGATTCATGATACCATAAATCTCCAACAATAA